The following proteins are co-located in the Blattabacterium sp. (Blatta orientalis) str. Tarazona genome:
- a CDS encoding DUF4293 family protein, which produces MFYRIQTFYLFISILVSSISLHFYPYSKKNIKSSFFLLDRFILIVIITCLILSVLSFLFFKKKKLQIFINGLNILLNSTIFILILIFSCLQSNKYFLLSRKTNLFLTFLSICFLYLSSKAIKKDIKLIHSMDRIR; this is translated from the coding sequence ATGTTCTATCGGATACAAACTTTTTATTTATTTATATCCATATTAGTTTCTTCTATTTCTTTACATTTTTATCCCTATTCAAAAAAAAATATCAAGTCTTCTTTTTTTTTATTAGATAGATTCATTTTAATTGTTATAATAACATGTTTAATTCTATCTGTTTTAAGTTTTCTTTTTTTTAAAAAAAAGAAACTACAAATATTTATCAATGGTCTAAATATACTTCTAAATAGTACTATTTTTATACTGATTCTTATTTTTTCATGTCTTCAATCGAATAAATATTTCCTTCTTTCGAGAAAAACGAACCTTTTTCTTACATTTTTATCTATATGTTTCTTATATCTTTCTAGTAAAGCAATCAAAAAGGATATAAAATTAATCCATTCCATGGATAGAATACGATGA
- the prfA gene encoding peptide chain release factor 1 translates to MKKISLIKKFEILEKEFHEISNSIIQPHIVSNQKKYKTFLKKYRKLEKVVNIYEKYKKKLTSLQEANSILKNDSDPEMKEIAYLEKNKILEDLSDIEKKSDDLLFSTSPTERENLEDDHRNAIVELRSGTGGDEACLFVEDILRMYIMYFKQVGWKYKIIHAQKGGIQGYKEIILDVSGKKGVYGNLKFESGVHRVQRIPKTESQGRVHTSAITVAVLPEIKDIEMKIHLSDIKKDTFRSSGSGGQHVNKTESAVRLTHIPTKITVECQEERSQHKNFEKAMNVLRSRIYQNEKEKRFKERSIKRKSLVSTGDRSVKIRTYNYPKGRVTDHRIHKSIYNLVGFMNGNIQEMINLLKLSEKNQ, encoded by the coding sequence ATGAAGAAAATTTCATTAATTAAGAAATTTGAAATACTTGAAAAAGAATTTCATGAAATTTCCAATTCCATTATACAACCTCATATTGTATCCAATCAAAAAAAATATAAAACATTCTTAAAGAAGTATCGAAAGTTGGAAAAAGTAGTAAATATTTATGAGAAATACAAAAAAAAGTTAACATCTCTTCAAGAAGCTAACTCTATTTTAAAAAATGATTCAGATCCAGAAATGAAAGAAATAGCTTATTTGGAAAAAAATAAAATTTTGGAAGATCTGTCTGATATTGAAAAAAAATCAGATGATCTACTATTTTCTACTTCTCCTACAGAAAGAGAAAATTTAGAAGACGATCATAGAAATGCTATCGTAGAATTACGTTCTGGAACAGGAGGTGATGAGGCCTGTCTTTTTGTAGAAGATATATTGCGAATGTATATAATGTATTTCAAACAAGTAGGTTGGAAATATAAAATCATCCATGCTCAAAAAGGAGGGATCCAAGGTTACAAAGAAATAATTTTAGATGTGAGTGGAAAAAAAGGAGTTTATGGAAACTTAAAATTTGAATCTGGAGTCCACAGAGTTCAAAGGATCCCAAAAACAGAATCTCAAGGTAGAGTACACACATCTGCTATCACTGTAGCAGTACTACCTGAGATAAAAGATATAGAAATGAAAATTCATTTATCGGATATAAAAAAAGACACATTTAGATCCAGTGGATCTGGAGGACAACATGTAAATAAAACAGAATCAGCTGTACGATTAACACATATCCCAACTAAAATAACAGTAGAATGTCAAGAAGAACGTTCGCAACACAAAAATTTTGAAAAAGCTATGAACGTTTTACGATCACGTATTTATCAAAATGAAAAGGAAAAAAGATTTAAAGAACGATCTATTAAGAGAAAATCTTTAGTTTCTACAGGAGATAGATCCGTCAAAATACGCACATACAATTATCCTAAAGGAAGAGTGACGGATCATAGAATTCATAAATCCATTTATAATCTTGTAGGATTCATGAACGGGAATATTCAAGAAATGATTAATTTATTAAAACTATCTGAAAAAAATCAATAA